The Calothrix sp. PCC 7507 DNA segment AATCGGAATTTGCTGCTATCATCTAAAGCTAGAGTTGATACCAAACCCCAACTGGAAATTACCGCTGACAACGTTAAATGTGCCCACGGTGCTACCGTCAGCCAGTTGGAAGATGACGAGATATTTTACCTGCAAAGCCGGGGAATTGATGAAGACGCTGCGCGTAAGTTGTTAATTAACGCCTTCGCCGCCGAAATCATCAACCAAGTACCAATTCCTTCTCTGCGAGAAATCCTGTTAACCACCGTCAATAGTCTCAAGTCTCTAACTAATGAGAGACGCGATTCATAACTAATCTACCAATGACTTTTACAACTACCAAAACCCTAGCCGATAAAGTTCGCGCTGACTTCCCAATCCTACGGGAAGAAGTCAACGGCAAAACTTTAGTTTATCTCGATAATGCAGCGACATCGCAAAAGCCTTTATTCGTATTAAATACCCTGCGGGATTATTACGAGCATTATAATGCCAACGTGCATCGGGGTGCCCACACCTTGAGTGCTAAAGCCACTGATGCTTATGAAGGTGCTAGAGACAAAATAGCCAAGTTGATTAATGCAGCATCCCGTCAAGAAATTGTTTACACCCGCAACGCCAGCGAAGCAATTAACTTGGTGGCTTACAGTTGGGGAATGCACAATTTGCAGCCAGGAGATGAGATTATTCTGTCGGTGATGGAACACCACAGTAATATTGTTCCTTGGCAGTTTGTCGCTCAAAAAACGGGTGCTGTTTTAAAGTTTGTCGAACTGACACCAGAAGAAACTTTTGATTTAGAACAGTTTAAACAACTGATTTCTGACAAAACAAAATTGGTGTCAGTGGTTCATGTTTCAAATACATTGGGTTGTATTAACCCAGTGCAGGAAATTGCTACGATTGCTCACAGATACGGTGCGAAATTCTTAGTTGATGCTTGCCAAAGTGTCCCACATATGCCTGTCGATGTCCAGCAAATTGATTGTGATTGGTTGGTAGCCTCCGGTCACAAAATGTGTGCCCCGACTGGGATAGGATTTTTATACGGCAAGTTAGAATTGTTAGAATCAATGCCACCATTTTTTGGTGGTGGTGAAATGATTGCCGAGGTATATTTAGATCATTCTACCTATGCCGAATTACCCCATAAATTTGAAGCCGGTACACCTGCAATTGGGGAAGCGATCGCACTTGGTGCAGCGATAGACTATCTTACTAATATTGGTATGGATAAAATCCATGCTTATGAAGCCGAATTAACAG contains these protein-coding regions:
- a CDS encoding SufS family cysteine desulfurase; translated protein: MTFTTTKTLADKVRADFPILREEVNGKTLVYLDNAATSQKPLFVLNTLRDYYEHYNANVHRGAHTLSAKATDAYEGARDKIAKLINAASRQEIVYTRNASEAINLVAYSWGMHNLQPGDEIILSVMEHHSNIVPWQFVAQKTGAVLKFVELTPEETFDLEQFKQLISDKTKLVSVVHVSNTLGCINPVQEIATIAHRYGAKFLVDACQSVPHMPVDVQQIDCDWLVASGHKMCAPTGIGFLYGKLELLESMPPFFGGGEMIAEVYLDHSTYAELPHKFEAGTPAIGEAIALGAAIDYLTNIGMDKIHAYEAELTAYLFQQLEQIPQVRIYGPKPDANGEGRAALAAFTTAAVHANDLSTLLDQEGIAIRSGHHCTQPLHRHLGLSGTARASLSFYNTREEIDIFIKVLKETLDFFAGFLD